The Fundidesulfovibrio putealis DSM 16056 genome includes a window with the following:
- a CDS encoding TrbI/VirB10 family protein, with the protein MANDPNEFIQPVTLRKWPAYAVIAVVVVALSVVAYSIHWSRSSGKEEKAKPQVILRDDKPLVSEGGMGLATPLPPLPASKKESPEIPPIVVVTSNEPPELRREREELRRQKHQAAMTALASPMVIHKGKDDAGAKAVVSQAGAKEGEARDSRGAPQSDRLSAALTREGDYNPASDKDKEAFLERSKASDRQWQASSVRMAGQPFEVKTGSVIPAVMVGGISSDLPGQIIAQVSQNVFDTADGRHLLIPQGSKLYGVYDSRIVYGQSRVLVAWNRIIFPDGSAITLGSMPGTDSAGFGGFEDQANNHYFRIFGTALLMSLITGGTAWAVDTVTPTTSASGLTGNASPSFQQQMTSALATQLGQTTAQVLSKGMNVNPTLEIRPGYRFNVVVTKDLVFTEPYRDL; encoded by the coding sequence ATGGCCAACGATCCCAATGAATTCATCCAGCCCGTGACGCTGCGGAAATGGCCAGCCTATGCGGTGATCGCCGTTGTTGTCGTAGCTCTCTCGGTCGTGGCCTATTCGATCCACTGGTCCCGGTCTAGCGGCAAGGAGGAGAAAGCCAAGCCGCAAGTGATCCTGCGCGACGACAAGCCCCTGGTGAGCGAGGGAGGCATGGGCCTGGCCACGCCGCTACCGCCTCTCCCCGCGTCGAAGAAGGAGTCCCCGGAGATTCCGCCCATCGTTGTTGTCACGAGCAATGAACCTCCGGAACTCAGGCGGGAACGTGAAGAACTGCGCCGCCAGAAGCACCAGGCCGCCATGACGGCCCTGGCGTCGCCCATGGTCATCCACAAGGGCAAGGACGATGCGGGAGCCAAGGCGGTCGTAAGCCAAGCGGGCGCAAAGGAAGGCGAGGCCCGGGATTCCCGTGGAGCCCCCCAGTCGGATCGCCTCTCTGCGGCCCTGACCCGCGAGGGCGATTACAACCCAGCCTCCGACAAGGACAAGGAGGCATTTCTCGAACGCTCCAAGGCCTCGGACCGGCAGTGGCAGGCTTCGAGCGTGCGCATGGCCGGGCAGCCCTTCGAGGTCAAGACCGGCTCGGTCATCCCGGCTGTGATGGTCGGGGGCATCAGCTCGGACCTCCCCGGGCAGATCATCGCCCAGGTGTCCCAGAACGTCTTCGACACGGCCGATGGCCGCCACCTGCTCATCCCCCAGGGCTCGAAGCTCTACGGCGTCTACGATTCCAGGATCGTCTACGGTCAGTCCCGCGTGCTGGTGGCCTGGAACCGGATCATCTTCCCGGACGGGTCTGCCATCACGCTGGGATCCATGCCCGGCACGGACTCGGCGGGATTCGGCGGTTTCGAGGACCAGGCGAACAACCACTACTTCCGCATCTTCGGCACGGCCCTGCTCATGTCGCTCATCACGGGCGGAACCGCCTGGGCAGTGGACACCGTTACGCCAACCACCAGCGCCAGCGGGCTCACGGGGAACGCCTCCCCCTCCTTTCAGCAGCAGATGACGTCCGCTCTGGCCACCCAGCTCGGGCAGACGACCGCGCAGGTGCTCTCCAAAGGCATGAACGTCAATCCCACGCTCGAAATCCGGCCGGGCTATCGCTTCAACGTCGTGGTCACCAAAGACCTGGTTTTCACGGAGCCCTATCGGGATCTGTAA
- the pilV gene encoding shufflon system plasmid conjugative transfer pilus tip adhesin PilV — protein MKLIEVIGGIVVLFILLPSLANLWMMGSEEMEKRQAADQLMQVSRAAAAYVRKHQTTLLGQTSASSGPVITTGPLVTEEFLPAGFQGHNVWGQTYQIHFRQPTINTIQAVVLTTGGRGHETARPKFGTAVVPSAASMAGGSGAFIPTGDVPGQAAGTLRGAFGGWSIDLASLGIASPGAGHLGGLSTFDSTSLGQDFLYRVSVPGHAELNAMQTELDMTDHAIRNVQEVQFTARALGTETCDADTEGLVFLDVNQGLYICRNGKMEVLADTGNSTLFKSATLAKDGDLVTKPVCPPGTSTVPEIFVAPSIVSAGAEAPPLTAFQAWATSVSTTQWRVNLRILTTDDNLSWVNPASDYARIIVCTTCAKE, from the coding sequence ATGAAACTGATCGAAGTAATCGGCGGGATCGTCGTGCTGTTCATCCTGCTGCCGTCCCTGGCCAACCTCTGGATGATGGGTTCCGAGGAGATGGAGAAGCGCCAGGCGGCGGATCAGCTCATGCAGGTGAGCCGGGCGGCCGCCGCCTACGTGCGCAAGCACCAGACGACCTTGCTGGGCCAGACCTCGGCTTCAAGCGGCCCTGTCATCACCACCGGCCCGCTCGTCACGGAAGAGTTTCTCCCGGCCGGATTCCAGGGGCACAACGTCTGGGGGCAGACCTACCAAATCCACTTCCGGCAGCCGACCATCAACACAATCCAGGCCGTGGTGCTGACCACAGGCGGGCGTGGCCACGAAACCGCGCGGCCAAAGTTCGGCACGGCCGTCGTGCCTTCGGCAGCCTCTATGGCGGGCGGCTCCGGAGCGTTCATCCCCACGGGCGACGTTCCCGGGCAGGCTGCCGGGACGCTTCGTGGCGCATTCGGAGGGTGGAGCATCGACCTGGCCAGCCTGGGGATCGCATCCCCGGGGGCTGGCCACCTCGGGGGGCTCTCCACGTTCGATTCCACCAGCCTCGGCCAGGATTTCCTCTACCGGGTGTCCGTGCCAGGGCACGCGGAACTCAACGCCATGCAGACGGAACTGGACATGACGGACCACGCCATCCGGAACGTCCAGGAGGTGCAGTTCACCGCCCGGGCGCTGGGCACGGAAACCTGCGATGCGGACACGGAGGGCCTGGTTTTCCTGGATGTGAACCAGGGCCTGTACATCTGTCGCAACGGGAAAATGGAAGTCCTGGCTGATACGGGCAACAGCACGCTGTTCAAGAGCGCCACCCTGGCAAAGGATGGCGATCTCGTCACGAAGCCCGTTTGCCCTCCCGGGACCAGCACGGTTCCGGAAATCTTCGTGGCTCCTTCCATCGTGTCCGCAGGTGCCGAGGCTCCCCCGCTCACGGCGTTCCAGGCCTGGGCCACAAGCGTCAGCACGACGCAGTGGCGCGTGAATCTGCGCATCCTGACTACTGACGACAACCTGAGCTGGGTCAATCCTGCGTCGGATTACGCCCGAATCATCGTGTGCACCACGTGCGCCAAAGAATGA